The following are encoded together in the Deltaproteobacteria bacterium genome:
- a CDS encoding UDP-N-acetylmuramoyl-tripeptide--D-alanyl-D-alanine ligase codes for MPAGWGNITVKEILDPISGLLISGVPETVLTGISTDSRTIGKGDLFWALNGETYDGHDFVQKALEKGACGVVVAGRWLKSEYPGKDVDANRSAFPDRTVISVEDTLKALGDLAAWWRRRYRVKVVGITGSSGKTTTKEMTAGILELGHRTLKNRGNFNNLIGLPLTLLQLDRAHEFAVLEMGMNHPGEIARLTDIADPDVGVILNVGMAHLEGVSDLDGVARAKTEMMERMSSEGLMILNGDDAPLMRRAALFSKPKLTFGLGEGNDVRATSIENEGSVGSRFSLEYCGAAWPVRIGIPGMHHLKNALAAAAVALSLNEPEEHIIRGLAAFSAIRGRFEVMSLAGGIRLVDDTYNANPASLGAAIESVGSLVEEGGRIIVGLGEMLELGDAAIHAHREAGRGIAAGGASWFFAMGPHARDMVEGALTAGMPKDRLKIVATHDEMIQEIGHVMSKGDLILLKGSRRMQLEKVVEGLRRRADAT; via the coding sequence ATGCCGGCCGGCTGGGGAAACATAACGGTGAAGGAGATCCTCGACCCTATCAGCGGGCTCCTGATTTCAGGGGTTCCGGAAACCGTTCTTACGGGGATCAGCACCGATTCGAGAACCATCGGAAAAGGCGACCTGTTCTGGGCCTTGAACGGCGAAACCTATGACGGACATGACTTTGTTCAGAAGGCCCTGGAAAAGGGTGCGTGCGGCGTTGTGGTTGCCGGCCGTTGGCTGAAATCGGAATATCCCGGCAAGGATGTAGATGCGAACCGGTCCGCCTTCCCGGACCGGACGGTCATTTCAGTGGAGGATACATTGAAGGCCCTGGGCGACTTGGCCGCGTGGTGGCGCCGCCGTTACAGGGTCAAGGTCGTGGGAATTACGGGGAGTTCAGGCAAGACCACCACCAAAGAAATGACGGCGGGCATCCTCGAACTGGGTCACAGGACCCTCAAAAACCGCGGGAACTTCAATAACCTTATCGGCCTGCCGCTGACGCTCCTTCAACTGGACAGGGCGCATGAGTTTGCCGTCCTGGAAATGGGGATGAACCATCCCGGCGAAATCGCCCGGTTGACCGACATCGCAGATCCGGATGTGGGGGTTATCCTCAACGTGGGCATGGCCCATCTCGAAGGGGTGTCGGACCTGGACGGCGTTGCACGGGCAAAAACAGAAATGATGGAGAGGATGTCATCCGAGGGTCTGATGATCCTGAACGGCGACGATGCCCCCCTCATGCGGAGGGCCGCCCTCTTTTCAAAGCCGAAATTAACCTTCGGCCTCGGGGAAGGAAATGATGTCAGGGCAACCTCCATTGAAAATGAAGGATCCGTGGGCAGCCGGTTCTCGCTGGAATATTGCGGCGCTGCCTGGCCGGTGCGGATCGGGATACCGGGGATGCATCATCTGAAAAATGCCCTGGCCGCAGCTGCCGTTGCTCTCAGTTTGAATGAACCGGAGGAACACATCATAAGGGGATTGGCAGCGTTTTCAGCCATCCGGGGCCGGTTCGAGGTGATGTCCCTTGCGGGGGGAATACGTCTGGTAGACGACACGTACAATGCCAATCCTGCCTCCCTCGGCGCGGCCATCGAATCGGTGGGATCGCTGGTGGAGGAGGGCGGGAGGATCATCGTGGGCTTAGGGGAAATGCTGGAGCTCGGAGATGCCGCGATTCACGCCCACAGGGAGGCCGGCCGCGGGATTGCGGCAGGAGGGGCCTCCTGGTTTTTTGCCATGGGCCCTCATGCCCGGGATATGGTGGAGGGGGCCCTTACGGCCGGCATGCCCAAGGATCGTTTGAAGATCGTAGCCACCCACGATGAGATGATACAGGAAATCGGCCATGTGATGTCCAAGGGAGACCTGATTCTTCTGAAAGGCTCACGGAGGATGCAGCTTGAGAAAGTGGTCGAGGGGTTGCGCAGGAGAGCCGATGCCACATAG
- the ftsW gene encoding putative lipid II flippase FtsW produces the protein MAEKKSSDSGYDYMILIPAILLITLGLIAVYSASSNLAEHRLGDSYYYLKKQVLFCTIGIVLMVLMRYIPCTLYGKLVYPLLLISISLLALLLVPGLGRKVGGACRWIGLGGVSFQPSELAKFSLAVFMAYSMSKKGKDMGTFSRGLLPHLLVAGLFIGLILLQPDLGSAVIIGGWVLIALFVGGVRMYQLFSILLLSAPVLIWLVWQADYRVKRWLAFMNPWEDPRGIGFQIIHSFLAFGSGGIFGAGLGNSKQKLFYLPEPHTDFALSIIGEELGLVGVAAVIVLFGLLITGGIRTALKAKDLYSTYLAVGLTSFIGLQVLINMGVVMGLLPTKGLTLPLISYGGSSLLITLASIGVLLNISARS, from the coding sequence ATGGCTGAAAAAAAGAGTTCAGATTCGGGGTATGACTACATGATCTTGATCCCCGCCATCCTTCTGATCACCCTGGGCCTGATTGCCGTGTACAGCGCCAGTTCCAATCTGGCGGAACATCGCCTGGGCGACAGCTATTACTACCTTAAGAAACAGGTCCTGTTCTGTACCATCGGGATCGTTCTGATGGTCTTGATGCGATATATCCCCTGTACCCTGTACGGGAAACTGGTTTACCCGTTGCTCCTGATCAGTATCTCCCTCCTGGCCCTTCTTCTGGTCCCCGGCCTGGGCCGCAAGGTGGGAGGGGCGTGCCGGTGGATAGGCCTTGGAGGCGTCTCGTTTCAGCCGTCTGAACTGGCGAAGTTCTCTTTAGCCGTGTTTATGGCCTACTCCATGTCCAAGAAAGGAAAAGACATGGGGACATTTTCCAGGGGCCTCCTGCCGCACCTTTTGGTCGCCGGGCTGTTCATTGGGCTTATTCTTCTCCAGCCGGATCTGGGATCGGCGGTGATCATCGGGGGGTGGGTCCTGATCGCCCTGTTCGTGGGGGGGGTCAGGATGTATCAGCTCTTTTCCATCCTGTTGCTCTCCGCGCCGGTGCTTATCTGGCTGGTCTGGCAGGCGGACTATCGGGTCAAGCGGTGGCTGGCCTTCATGAACCCGTGGGAAGATCCCAGGGGGATCGGTTTCCAGATCATACATTCCTTCCTGGCGTTTGGATCCGGGGGAATTTTCGGGGCGGGTCTGGGCAACAGTAAACAAAAACTTTTTTATCTGCCGGAACCCCACACGGATTTTGCCCTCTCCATTATCGGGGAAGAATTGGGCCTGGTGGGGGTTGCGGCCGTTATTGTCCTGTTCGGGCTCCTCATCACGGGGGGGATACGGACGGCGCTCAAGGCCAAGGACCTCTACAGCACCTATCTGGCGGTCGGTCTGACCTCCTTTATCGGGCTCCAGGTGTTGATTAATATGGGGGTTGTCATGGGTCTCCTCCCCACAAAGGGGCTGACTCTCCCCCTCATCAGTTATGGCGGTTCGTCTCTGTTGATTACCCTGGCGAGCATCGGGGTGTTATTGAATATTTCAGCGAGGAGTTGA
- the murC gene encoding UDP-N-acetylmuramate--L-alanine ligase produces MTQFGKVKHIHFVGIGGIGMSGLAELLINLGYEVSGSDLRATNVTRRLADLGGTMFEGHHQDYIEGADVVVYSSAVTTDNPELSEARDRHIPVIPRAEMLAELMRLKHGVAIAGAHGKTTTTSMVASILTCGQLDPTVVIGGRLDIWGGSNAKLGQGDILVAEADESDGSFLALSPTIAVVTNIDHEHMDHYGDMAAIRQTFIDFINKVPFYGTAILCLDNEEIQSVIPRLRKRCLTYGMSPQADLQGKDLEKEQWGTSLEVLYHGRSMGRLTVGIPGEHNVLNALAAAAVGLELELEIEVIKEGLKALGGLSRRFQVKGEKKGILLLDDYGHHPTEIMATLKTVKECWPDRRLVVAFQPHRYTRTRALLDRFAISFNDADILVVSPIYPAGEKPIEGVTAERLAQSIRDHGHKDVIHCPAQEDIVPTLINLVRPGDLVMTLGAGNIHREGDRLFEALGA; encoded by the coding sequence ATGACGCAGTTCGGGAAGGTAAAACATATCCATTTTGTGGGGATCGGCGGCATCGGCATGAGCGGGCTGGCCGAACTCCTCATCAACCTGGGCTATGAGGTCAGCGGATCCGACCTGAGGGCCACGAACGTCACCAGGCGCCTTGCAGATCTTGGAGGGACCATGTTTGAAGGTCATCACCAGGATTACATCGAGGGGGCCGATGTGGTGGTGTATTCCTCGGCCGTAACCACCGACAACCCCGAACTTTCAGAGGCGAGGGATCGTCATATCCCCGTCATCCCCAGGGCCGAGATGCTGGCGGAACTGATGCGGCTCAAGCATGGTGTGGCCATTGCCGGAGCCCATGGCAAGACCACTACCACATCCATGGTCGCCTCTATTCTGACATGCGGTCAACTCGACCCCACCGTGGTGATCGGGGGGAGGCTCGATATCTGGGGCGGGTCCAATGCCAAATTAGGACAGGGGGATATCCTGGTTGCCGAGGCCGATGAAAGCGACGGATCCTTTCTGGCCTTGTCCCCCACCATTGCCGTGGTTACCAACATCGATCATGAGCATATGGACCACTACGGGGATATGGCGGCCATTCGGCAGACCTTCATCGATTTCATCAATAAGGTCCCGTTTTACGGCACGGCGATCCTCTGCCTGGATAATGAGGAAATCCAATCCGTCATCCCCCGGCTTCGAAAGAGATGCCTGACCTACGGCATGAGCCCGCAGGCGGATCTTCAAGGGAAGGACCTGGAAAAGGAGCAGTGGGGCACCTCCCTTGAGGTCCTCTACCATGGGCGTTCAATGGGGAGGCTGACCGTCGGGATACCCGGAGAGCACAATGTGCTGAACGCCCTGGCCGCCGCTGCCGTGGGCCTTGAATTGGAGTTGGAGATCGAGGTTATCAAGGAGGGTCTCAAGGCCCTGGGGGGATTATCCCGGCGGTTCCAGGTGAAAGGAGAAAAGAAAGGCATCCTCCTTCTAGATGACTATGGACATCATCCCACGGAAATCATGGCGACCCTGAAGACGGTCAAGGAATGCTGGCCCGACAGACGCTTGGTGGTGGCCTTCCAGCCCCACCGATACACACGGACCCGGGCCCTGTTGGACCGTTTTGCCATCTCCTTTAATGATGCGGATATCCTTGTGGTGTCCCCTATCTATCCGGCAGGAGAAAAACCGATCGAGGGGGTCACGGCAGAGCGGCTGGCCCAGAGCATCAGGGACCACGGCCATAAGGACGTCATCCACTGCCCGGCCCAGGAAGACATCGTTCCCACCCTCATCAATCTGGTGAGGCCGGGGGATCTGGTGATGACCCTCGGGGCCGGCAATATACACCGGGAAGGGGACCGGCTCTTTGAAGCCTTAGGCGCCTGA
- the murG gene encoding undecaprenyldiphospho-muramoylpentapeptide beta-N-acetylglucosaminyltransferase: protein MEHDERKHPSGFRLIIAGGGTGGHLFPGIAVARAVKARMRDAEVLFVVGGRRMETAILSRAGFEAVSIDVEGIKGRGWKKGLPVALRLPKSIFQSGLIIRRFSPSVALGVGGYSAGPLCTAAKWMGIPTAIHEQNSYPGVTNRLLSRIVDRIFISFEESRSAFKNKETILTGNPVRDELFSVREMRHEGEDVFTVMVVGGSQGAQAVNRIFAEALQCLKARGRKISVIHQTGETDYGRVVADYRTRGLEGEIAPFIADMATAYSRADMVVSRAGASTIFELAALGKPSILIPYPYATNRHQEINASALVRKGGAEMMLQEGLDAERLADALTRFMDDRRALQEMGERARQIGRRDAAETIVDQLVEMS from the coding sequence ATGGAGCATGATGAACGGAAACACCCATCGGGATTTCGTCTGATCATCGCCGGCGGGGGCACAGGGGGGCATCTCTTCCCGGGGATCGCGGTGGCGAGGGCCGTGAAGGCGCGGATGCGGGACGCGGAGGTCCTCTTTGTGGTCGGTGGAAGGAGGATGGAGACAGCCATACTTTCCCGCGCCGGGTTTGAGGCGGTTTCCATCGACGTGGAAGGGATCAAGGGGCGGGGCTGGAAAAAAGGGCTTCCGGTGGCCCTCAGGCTTCCCAAGAGTATCTTCCAGTCAGGCCTCATCATTCGGCGCTTTTCGCCCTCCGTCGCCCTCGGCGTGGGGGGATATTCGGCCGGGCCCCTGTGCACGGCAGCCAAATGGATGGGGATCCCTACGGCCATCCATGAACAGAATTCATATCCCGGGGTGACGAATCGGCTCCTCTCCCGGATAGTGGATCGCATTTTTATCTCATTTGAGGAAAGCAGGTCCGCTTTCAAAAATAAGGAGACGATTCTTACCGGCAATCCGGTGCGGGATGAACTCTTTTCGGTGCGCGAGATGCGGCATGAAGGGGAGGATGTCTTCACGGTTATGGTAGTGGGGGGAAGCCAGGGGGCACAGGCCGTCAACCGCATATTTGCGGAGGCCCTCCAGTGTCTGAAAGCACGGGGCAGAAAGATCTCGGTCATTCACCAGACCGGAGAAACGGACTACGGGAGGGTCGTGGCGGATTACCGCACCAGGGGACTTGAAGGGGAGATCGCGCCGTTCATTGCCGATATGGCCACGGCTTACAGCCGGGCGGACATGGTGGTAAGCAGGGCAGGGGCCAGCACCATTTTTGAACTGGCCGCATTGGGAAAGCCCTCGATCCTGATCCCTTACCCGTATGCTACCAACCGTCACCAGGAGATCAATGCAAGCGCCCTGGTCCGGAAAGGGGGCGCTGAAATGATGCTCCAGGAAGGGCTGGATGCCGAAAGGCTGGCCGATGCATTGACACGTTTTATGGATGATCGACGCGCCCTTCAGGAGATGGGCGAGCGGGCCCGTCAGATCGGCAGGCGCGACGCGGCAGAGACGATAGTGGACCAGCTGGTGGAGATGAGCTAA
- a CDS encoding FtsQ-type POTRA domain-containing protein, whose amino-acid sequence MKRGGERRTSVGDVILSRLGVIGSGILKGGLFLGVITVVSICFLSLYHYLLSSPYMRLEHVEMSGADPKMRDELIQACGLDDGQGLLSLHLYELKRKMESHPWIRAVKLERRFPHTLVVEVEKQIPAALARMDDLYYVNQWGEIFKRISESDDMDFPVITGLSTDDVQVREELRQAIHVVKVLAPEKGPWSVSELGEIHVRKNGAMSLYFNQVKAEVTFMWNELADKMDGLKKVAEHLNQSGKIDLVTRINLNYMDGAVVSFKNG is encoded by the coding sequence ATGAAAAGGGGAGGCGAAAGGAGGACTTCCGTAGGGGACGTGATCCTGTCGCGCCTTGGCGTGATCGGGTCCGGCATCTTGAAGGGGGGTCTCTTTCTGGGGGTTATCACGGTGGTCAGCATCTGTTTTCTCTCTCTTTATCATTATCTGCTCAGCTCTCCCTACATGAGGCTCGAACATGTGGAAATGAGCGGGGCCGACCCGAAAATGAGAGATGAACTGATCCAGGCGTGCGGACTGGATGACGGCCAGGGCCTCTTGAGCCTTCACCTGTATGAACTGAAACGAAAAATGGAGTCCCACCCCTGGATTCGCGCGGTGAAACTGGAAAGGCGGTTTCCCCATACGCTGGTGGTGGAGGTGGAAAAACAGATCCCCGCTGCACTGGCGCGCATGGATGACCTCTATTATGTCAATCAATGGGGTGAGATATTTAAACGGATTTCCGAATCCGACGACATGGACTTTCCGGTCATTACAGGCCTTTCCACGGACGATGTGCAGGTTCGGGAGGAACTGAGGCAGGCGATCCACGTAGTCAAGGTCCTGGCGCCTGAAAAAGGTCCCTGGTCCGTGTCGGAGCTTGGAGAGATCCACGTAAGAAAGAACGGGGCCATGTCCCTCTATTTCAATCAGGTAAAGGCGGAGGTGACCTTTATGTGGAACGAATTGGCCGACAAGATGGATGGGTTGAAAAAGGTGGCCGAACACCTGAATCAGTCCGGGAAGATTGATCTGGTAACCCGTATTAACCTCAACTACATGGATGGCGCGGTGGTCTCTTTTAAAAACGGTTGA
- the murD gene encoding UDP-N-acetylmuramoyl-L-alanine--D-glutamate ligase, producing MAKAPVQKFKVPSPLSTGPGDKVLIVGLGISGIWTARWMTQQGARVTVSDMKNTSALDPAMVEELIESGIELETGGHQKETFLTADTIIVSPGVPHDMPLIRSAARKNIPVIGEMELASRFIHTPIIAVTGTNGKTTVTALVGELLKNAGLKVFVGGNIGTPLMAYASGKQEADYLVVEVSSFQLDTIQTFCPFISVILNITPDHLDRYADVEAYVRSKLRIYENQGPGHYLILNDDDRRLSSLCPASGVSLLRYGLGRRRELNAFLEEGTVRAGLTGGPTHCFSLDHFALPGLHNQENLLAAVLVGMVLGIDAGVIQDTIDRFKGLPHRIGFAGEVDGIRFYDDSKATNVDAARRAIASFDDPLILIAGGRHKGADYGPLVGAAPGRLKGAVFLGEAKGLLADAFEDAVPCTLADHMEDAVAKAFSMAEPGDVVLLAPACSSFDMFSDYRHRGDMFKAAVKGLVHG from the coding sequence ATGGCAAAGGCCCCGGTCCAAAAATTCAAGGTTCCCTCTCCCCTATCTACGGGTCCCGGAGACAAGGTGTTAATTGTGGGTCTGGGGATATCAGGAATCTGGACCGCGCGATGGATGACGCAACAAGGGGCCCGCGTGACAGTCAGCGACATGAAGAATACTTCTGCCCTGGACCCTGCCATGGTGGAGGAACTCATAGAATCTGGGATCGAACTGGAGACAGGGGGGCATCAAAAAGAGACCTTCTTAACGGCAGATACGATCATCGTGAGCCCCGGCGTGCCCCATGATATGCCCCTGATCCGATCGGCAGCCAGGAAAAACATCCCTGTGATCGGCGAAATGGAGCTGGCGAGCCGTTTCATCCATACCCCCATCATTGCCGTGACCGGCACCAACGGAAAGACAACGGTGACTGCGCTGGTGGGCGAGCTGCTGAAGAATGCCGGTTTGAAAGTCTTTGTGGGGGGCAATATCGGTACCCCGCTCATGGCTTATGCATCCGGGAAACAGGAGGCGGACTATCTGGTGGTGGAGGTCAGCAGCTTTCAACTGGATACCATCCAGACCTTCTGCCCCTTCATTTCCGTCATCCTGAACATCACGCCCGACCACCTGGACCGGTACGCCGATGTGGAGGCCTATGTTCGATCAAAGCTGAGAATATATGAGAATCAAGGCCCGGGACACTACCTGATACTCAATGACGACGACCGGAGACTCTCTTCCCTCTGTCCTGCCTCAGGGGTCAGCCTGCTTCGATACGGCCTCGGCCGGAGACGGGAACTCAACGCCTTCTTAGAGGAGGGGACCGTGAGGGCCGGGCTTACCGGGGGACCGACACACTGTTTTTCCCTGGACCATTTTGCCCTGCCCGGTCTTCATAACCAGGAGAACCTCCTGGCAGCCGTCCTGGTGGGTATGGTCCTCGGCATAGATGCCGGGGTCATTCAGGACACCATCGACCGGTTCAAGGGGCTTCCGCACAGGATCGGGTTCGCAGGCGAGGTGGACGGCATTCGATTCTACGATGACTCAAAGGCCACCAATGTAGACGCGGCCAGGCGGGCCATCGCCAGTTTTGACGATCCCCTGATACTGATTGCAGGAGGACGCCATAAGGGGGCGGACTACGGACCTTTGGTGGGGGCGGCCCCGGGGAGGTTAAAAGGCGCTGTGTTTTTGGGAGAGGCCAAGGGACTGTTGGCGGACGCGTTTGAGGACGCCGTTCCCTGTACACTTGCCGATCATATGGAGGATGCCGTGGCCAAGGCCTTTTCCATGGCAGAACCGGGTGACGTGGTTCTCCTGGCGCCGGCATGCTCCAGTTTTGATATGTTTTCCGATTATCGGCACAGGGGCGATATGTTTAAGGCCGCAGTGAAGGGGCTTGTTCATGGCTGA
- the mraY gene encoding phospho-N-acetylmuramoyl-pentapeptide-transferase translates to MLYKLIYLFHTELSWLNVFRYITFRTILSSLTALVICFIFGGWVIRRLKAMQVGQQIRDDGPPDHQSKAGTPTMGGCLILPTIVFTTLLWADPVNLYIWLVIFVALFFGAIGFADDYLKVSRKNSRGLRAAVKFSLQIFGGFLVVLILYLHPGFDSHLNIPFLKNISPDLGLGYIFFALFIIVGTSNAVNLTDGLDGLAISPLIVAFASYLVFAYLTGNIKIASYLQIPYIPGVGEVSVLCGALVGAGLGFLWYNAYPAEIFMGDVGSLPLGAVLGTIAVITKQELVLILVGGLFVFEALSVIFQVAYFKLTGGQRIFRMAPIHHHFELKGWPEPKVIVRFWIIAIILALLSIGTLKLR, encoded by the coding sequence ATGCTCTATAAGCTTATCTATCTGTTCCATACCGAGCTGTCGTGGCTGAATGTCTTCAGGTATATTACCTTCAGGACCATCCTGTCCAGTCTGACCGCCCTGGTGATCTGTTTTATCTTCGGGGGCTGGGTCATCCGGAGGCTCAAGGCCATGCAGGTGGGACAGCAGATTCGGGACGATGGGCCCCCGGATCATCAATCCAAGGCAGGGACCCCGACCATGGGGGGATGCCTGATCCTTCCGACAATCGTCTTCACGACGCTCCTCTGGGCGGATCCGGTCAATCTCTATATCTGGCTCGTCATATTCGTGGCCCTTTTCTTCGGGGCTATCGGCTTTGCAGATGATTATCTGAAGGTATCCCGAAAGAACAGCCGGGGCCTGAGGGCCGCTGTCAAGTTTTCACTCCAGATATTCGGCGGCTTTCTTGTGGTCCTGATCCTCTATCTACATCCAGGCTTTGATTCTCATCTCAATATTCCTTTTCTGAAAAACATCTCACCCGATCTCGGGCTCGGCTATATCTTCTTTGCCCTGTTCATTATCGTGGGGACATCCAATGCCGTCAATCTGACAGACGGGCTGGATGGTCTGGCCATCAGTCCCCTCATTGTGGCCTTTGCCAGTTACCTGGTCTTTGCCTACCTGACCGGAAATATCAAGATCGCCTCCTATCTTCAGATCCCGTACATCCCCGGGGTCGGTGAGGTATCGGTTCTTTGCGGCGCCCTGGTGGGGGCCGGACTCGGGTTTCTCTGGTACAATGCCTATCCCGCGGAGATCTTTATGGGGGACGTGGGTTCCCTGCCGTTAGGGGCCGTCCTGGGCACCATCGCCGTCATCACCAAACAGGAACTGGTGCTCATCCTGGTGGGCGGCCTGTTTGTGTTTGAGGCCCTGTCCGTCATCTTTCAGGTGGCCTATTTCAAATTGACGGGGGGACAGCGGATCTTCCGCATGGCGCCCATCCACCACCATTTTGAGTTGAAAGGGTGGCCTGAGCCAAAGGTGATTGTCCGATTCTGGATTATTGCCATCATTCTGGCCCTCCTTTCCATCGGCACGCTGAAGTTGAGGTAA
- a CDS encoding response regulator, with protein MGLRFWGGALRAENLSHGKKSIAARLTGMGLNKRGGKASMNAAKKVLVVDDEKGIRFLLSEVLLSQGFEVSLARDGQESLDQLEKDCFDLVVTDINMPRLDGLAMLKRMKRTGRSEKVIIMTGDPSDQRLSDPAISDVVTRLFKPFGMESFLSVVLSATGGEVHRVGGKQTREVIAQG; from the coding sequence ATGGGGCTGAGGTTTTGGGGAGGGGCGCTTCGCGCTGAGAATCTGTCCCATGGGAAGAAAAGTATCGCAGCCCGTCTGACAGGGATGGGGCTGAACAAAAGGGGAGGGAAGGCGTCAATGAATGCCGCAAAGAAGGTGCTGGTGGTAGATGATGAGAAGGGAATCCGGTTTTTGTTGTCGGAAGTCCTGCTCAGCCAGGGCTTTGAGGTCAGCCTGGCAAGAGACGGACAAGAGTCATTGGACCAACTTGAAAAGGACTGTTTTGACCTGGTGGTCACCGACATCAACATGCCCAGACTGGACGGACTGGCCATGTTAAAGCGGATGAAAAGGACGGGTCGCAGCGAAAAGGTCATTATCATGACGGGGGATCCCTCAGACCAGAGGCTGTCGGATCCGGCAATATCCGACGTGGTGACCCGTCTTTTCAAACCCTTCGGCATGGAGAGCTTCCTGAGTGTAGTGCTTTCCGCCACCGGCGGCGAGGTACATCGGGTCGGAGGCAAACAGACCCGGGAGGTCATTGCACAGGGATAA
- the murB gene encoding UDP-N-acetylmuramate dehydrogenase, translating to MDARQKTELLRMAAGRIQFDSPMRRRTTFRVGGNAEALYEAPDLEDLRRILPFLVREEIPYLVMGRGSNLLVRDGGIRGVVILLSGDLDRIEWRQPDGTDILAGAGLSIVDLLIWCRRRGLSGLEFLAGIPGTVGGAVVMNAGAFGHEIGAWVREIREVDSHGKLHMVDRSRLTFSYRALDMQKGAIIAQVGFRLNRATEKDVAGRISGYLQRRKALQPLEHASAGSVFRNPPNDYAGRLIEKAGLKGKRFGGAMISDKHANFIVNTGGATAADILSLMNAAREAVMRTAGIALKPEIRVVGDPADGDRAEQDAFIS from the coding sequence ATGGATGCAAGACAAAAAACCGAACTGCTCCGAATGGCCGCCGGACGGATCCAATTTGATTCACCCATGAGGCGGCGCACCACCTTCCGGGTGGGGGGAAATGCCGAAGCCCTCTATGAAGCGCCGGATCTGGAAGACCTCCGGCGGATACTTCCCTTCCTGGTCAGGGAAGAGATCCCTTATCTGGTGATGGGTAGGGGGAGCAATCTGCTGGTCAGGGACGGCGGCATCAGAGGCGTGGTCATCCTTCTTTCCGGGGATCTCGACCGGATCGAATGGAGACAGCCGGATGGGACCGATATCCTCGCCGGAGCGGGCCTCTCCATTGTCGATCTCCTGATCTGGTGCAGAAGAAGGGGCCTCTCAGGGTTGGAGTTTCTGGCCGGGATCCCCGGCACGGTCGGGGGTGCCGTAGTCATGAACGCGGGCGCCTTTGGACATGAGATCGGGGCCTGGGTCAGGGAGATCAGGGAGGTCGATTCACATGGAAAGCTTCACATGGTCGATCGATCCCGGCTCACCTTTTCATACCGGGCCCTGGATATGCAAAAGGGGGCGATTATTGCGCAGGTCGGTTTTCGGCTGAATCGGGCGACTGAAAAGGACGTGGCAGGGAGAATCAGCGGCTATCTCCAGAGACGAAAGGCATTGCAGCCGCTTGAACATGCAAGTGCCGGATCTGTTTTCAGAAATCCGCCCAATGACTATGCGGGGCGGCTTATCGAGAAGGCGGGTCTTAAGGGGAAACGGTTCGGAGGCGCCATGATCTCAGACAAGCACGCGAATTTTATTGTCAATACGGGGGGGGCCACGGCAGCTGATATCCTGTCCCTCATGAATGCAGCCAGGGAGGCGGTCATGAGAACGGCGGGCATAGCGCTTAAACCGGAGATACGCGTGGTGGGAGATCCGGCCGACGGCGATCGGGCGGAACAGGATGCCTTTATCTCCTGA